The Primulina huaijiensis isolate GDHJ02 chromosome 18, ASM1229523v2, whole genome shotgun sequence DNA window TCAATCGTGGCTTATCTTCTGCATCTCATGAGAAATTATTCAAAGTCATTCAGGACTGAGTTCTCGGATGACAATGACTCGCAAGGTTCAACACCTTGCTCCCCAAATATCCAAGAATCTTTCGACGGACATGAGATTGGGCAAAATGGTTGTGATTTTGATAAGAAGCTGTCAAAATTAAGTTCTTTGAATTTCAAGACAAATTTAAAGAAATCCGAGCAGATGCCTGTACCACCGGAAGAGCTTAGATGTCCTATATCATTACAACTTATGTATGATCCAGTTATTATAGCTTCTGGGCAAACATATGAAAGGGTTTGCATTGAGAAATGGTTCGATGATGGGCATATTACTTGTCCCAAAACTCAGCAGCAGCTCCCTCATCTTTCCTTAACTCCTAATTATTGTGTCAAGGGTCTGGTGGCTAGTTGGTGTGAACAGAATGGGGTTCCTGTTCCATGCGCCCCACCAGAGTCACTCGACCTCAATTATTGGAGGCTCGTGTTGTCAGAAGGCGATTCTGCAAATTCAAAGTTGACAGGAACTGTTGGCTCATGCGAGTTCGAGTGTATCAATGCAGCACCTGATGACAAAGATGTCGTCGAGGAAGCTGGAGAGATGAAAGTAGAAGCTGTTTCTGCGCTGGAAGGCGATGAAAAAGATTTTTCATTTGAAGAATATGAAAACTTTTTGGTCATTTTAGACAAAGAGGATGACCTGTTGAAGAAATGTAAAGTGGTGGAACGGATAAGACACCTGCTAAAAGGCGATGAAGAGGCTAGGATTTATATGGGGACCCATGGTTTTGTGGAAGCGTTGCTGCAATTTTTAGAGTCTGCTGTCTCTGCTGGTTCTGTCACTGCTCAGGAAATTGGAGCAATGGCTCTCTTCAACTTGGCTGTCAACAATAATAGGTATACTTGCCTCTGAGCATAAGTTAACTTTCCAATTCAACGTGTAATGAGCTTTATCATAAACTCTGTTAATTCCTTTTTGTGGCGATGATCAGAAACAAACAATTGATGTTGGAATCAGGAGTACTTCCACTACTGGATAAAATGATTGCCAATGCTGATTCAGTTGAAGCAGCAACCGCACTTTACCTCAATATTTCCTGCCTTGATGCAGCCAAGCCGATTATTGGAACTTCAGAGTCTGTCCCTTTCTTGATCAGAGTTCTTAAACGTGAATCCAACACACAATGCAAGCTCGACGCCCTCCACACTCTCTATAACATTTCCAGCCATCCAGCCAACATTCCACACCTTCTGTCATCTGGTATTATTGATTCTCTTCAAACTCTTATTTCACAGCCTGAGGACCACACCTGGACCGAGAAATGCATAGCCGTTGTAATCTATTTAGCTTCAAGTAGCACTGCGAGAGATGAAATCATGAAGACTCCTGGTCTTGTTAATGGGCTAGCAACTATATTAGATGTTGGTGAGCCTGTTGAACAAGAACAAGCAGCTGCATGTCTTCTTGTATTATGTACTGCCAATGAAAAGTGCAGTCAAATTGTACTTCAAGAAGGGGTGATACCATCATTGGTGTCAATTTCGGTAAATGGAACTGCAAGAGGAAAACAGAAAGCTCAAAAGCTTCTGATGTTGTTCCGAGAACAGCGGCAGCGGGATGCATCACCACCTCCAGTTCGACCGAGGGTCGAGAGCACTCAGAGCAGCAAGATGGTATTGCCTGCTCATGATCCAAAACCGTTATCCAAGTCAATCTCTAGGAGAACGGTGGAGAAAGCTATGAGTTTTTGGTGGAAGAATAAAAGTCGCTCTGTACATCAGTATTGACAAGTGCTGGTAGATTCTTCATGTGGTTAGTGTTGTAAAGTCTGTTGATCCTCGTGTTTTTGTGGTGGACACAAGAGAGTGTACATATATACCGTACAATATGATACTTTCATGTATATAATCACAAGTTCAGATTTAACTGTGACAAATTTTCCAACCTTGGTTTGAACATTTAGTAGCTTCTCCTTTCCAAGATGAAACAACTGCATTTCATCCTGTTTTCTGCACCACTGTCGTTGGACATACACTATAATATGCTTGTAGATCAAGTCAGAGATCCAATAACAATCCAACACTATAATATGTTTGTAGATAGATCCAGTAACAAAAGTGTGCTTTATTTCCAACAACCTCCTTCCATAATTAGAGGAATTGAACATAAACTTTATAAAATCTATAAAACTCTACAAGTATCTAATATTTTCATAGATCTCCAATTATTCTAATAGAATTATTTGCGTACAAACATCAAGTATTGTCACTCTAGAGATTTTGATAGActtttaattgaataaaatattattttaacccATATATCTCCCTTTATCTCTCAAATGACGTCGTCTTTCTCCTCTCTAAAGACAAATCAAGTTTAAGAGGTATGAttcattatttataaaatattatgatttctcGGTATATTTGTGTTGAAATAATGTGTTCTCAACAAGTTACGTGTGTAATCTACGAGGAGTACTCTTATGGGATATGATGATGCCCGGGTAGATTGGAAAAGCTGGGGTGGGCAATCTACCCGAGCAGAGAATAGTACTTTCCATGTAAAGATTTTGACATGATGAGATGAGTATGACCTAGTCTGATGGGATGAGCCCTGGTGCTCTGGCTTGATCTTCCTGGGTGCTCTGGCCTGGTCTCCCGGGTGATCTGGCCTGGTCTCCCCTGGTGCTCTGTCCTGGTCTCTTGGGTGGTCTGGCCTGGTCTGCCCAAGTGATCTAGCCTAGTCTGCCCGAGTGCTCTGTCCTGGTCTCCCAGGTGATCTGGCCTGGTCTGCCCAGGTGATCTGGCCTGGTCTCCCGGGTCAGACAATCTGCACACACTCAACAAGATAATGTCAGGGGGCACTGGAAAGGTTtccggcgtagccactccgacgctcaagtccgTTCAAGGCTCAATaagtagagagaaaatttattGAATGCAGTAGATTGTCGTCATCTCAAATGAGCAAACATGGGTAAAAATAGGGGAGAAGATGACCTCGATTACAGTGCATGTACAATGTTCCTGATTTAACATATGTCCATGTCTTGTCTTCTAACAACTGCTCATGTTCTGTCATCTGTCAGCTGCTCATGCCCTGTCATCTGACAACTGTCCATGCTCTGTCATCTGTCAGTAGACATGGCGACCCATACTTTTCGGGTCTTGTCATGGGCACTGATTATCATGCTAATGATGCATGTGACCCATACTGGTCGGGTGACCTGAACCCTGTCCCGTCGAGAGTACCCTGGCCGAGTGAGAGGACCCTGGTTGGGCGAAAGTATCCTGGTTGGGCGAAAGTACCTTCTTgtaagtccgggagacatgaggccccgacatcttatcTAAAGCCCAGGaggcatgaggccccggcacatcATCTTAAGCCCGGGAGGCATGAGGCCCCAGCTATTCTGTAAGTCCAGagacccgtaccctggctcgaggCTCCGTACCTCGATCATTTCTTAAGTCCAAGGACCTGTACATTAGCCCAGTGCTCCGTACCCTAGTTATCCAGTAAGTCTAGGGACCCATACCATGGTTCTCCAGTAAGCTCAAGGACccgcaccctggctcggggctcagTACCCTGGTTATCCAACAACACTCAGGGTTCGTATTTTACCCGGGAGACATGAGACCCCGACACCTTATCTAAAGTCTGGGAGGCATGAGGCACGGGCACCTTATTTTAAGCTCGGGAAGCATGAGTCCCCGG harbors:
- the LOC140965299 gene encoding U-box domain-containing protein 6-like, which translates into the protein MDNSEIEDRLLCIGEPKLHHEMCKSLRAVYAKVFAIFPDIEATRPRSTSGIQSLCALHIALENTKAILQHCAECSKLYLAITGDSVVLKFEKARRALRDSLRRIEDIVPQPIGVQIAEILVDLGRIEFSVNQMEKQIGENIILLLQKGRNFNSNSNNKSELESFNKAASKLGFNCLRAALRERRALKKLLERARADEDNRKESIVAYLLHLMRNYSKSFRTEFSDDNDSQGSTPCSPNIQESFDGHEIGQNGCDFDKKLSKLSSLNFKTNLKKSEQMPVPPEELRCPISLQLMYDPVIIASGQTYERVCIEKWFDDGHITCPKTQQQLPHLSLTPNYCVKGLVASWCEQNGVPVPCAPPESLDLNYWRLVLSEGDSANSKLTGTVGSCEFECINAAPDDKDVVEEAGEMKVEAVSALEGDEKDFSFEEYENFLVILDKEDDLLKKCKVVERIRHLLKGDEEARIYMGTHGFVEALLQFLESAVSAGSVTAQEIGAMALFNLAVNNNRNKQLMLESGVLPLLDKMIANADSVEAATALYLNISCLDAAKPIIGTSESVPFLIRVLKRESNTQCKLDALHTLYNISSHPANIPHLLSSGIIDSLQTLISQPEDHTWTEKCIAVVIYLASSSTARDEIMKTPGLVNGLATILDVGEPVEQEQAAACLLVLCTANEKCSQIVLQEGVIPSLVSISVNGTARGKQKAQKLLMLFREQRQRDASPPPVRPRVESTQSSKMVLPAHDPKPLSKSISRRTVEKAMSFWWKNKSRSVHQY